The segment CTTGAGTGTGAGAGTCAGTGTGTGCGAGTTGGCACATATGTAAGAGTATGAGAATTTGAgttctgtgtgtaagtgtgagacACGTGTGTGAATTGTGTGTGATCCTGAGTGTGAAtctccacccacacacatatacatttgctGAAATGAGCCTGTCCATCAGCCAAGCCAGGGACAACAAATGCAGTCTCTGGGTTCCACTGGGCTACATaccctgctttttttgtttgtttgtttgttttgttttgttttgttttgtttttttaatgtgagtaaaacacacatacacaagcatgaatgtacatgcacatgtgtgcagacaaGCACATATTCTTGATAAAGATATTCCTTTACTGGGAGGCAGACTATAAACAAAACATAGTAGTTAGAACATTAAAATATTCTGCaaactcttgctttcttttctcttcctctccaactGCTGAGATTCAATGGACAGACTTATCCACCAGTATAAAGATATATCtgcaattaaacattttttagttATCGACatataaaatatgacatttagtctatgaaatcttttttttaaaagatttatttatttattatatgtaaatacagtgtagctgtcttcagacacaccagaagagggtgtcagatctcattacaggtggttgtgagccaccatgtggttgctgggatttgaattcatgaccttccaaagagcagtcagtgctcttccccgctgagccatttcaccagccccataTGAAATCTTTTTAGAGCATTTACGCATTGATTTTTCTGACTTCAGgtgtgactctttttttttttattacttggGGATTccagacacacatacaatgtgttttgatcaaaccCACTTCTCGCTCACCTCTCCAGTTCAACTTCTTCATTATCCCCTTCCAGTTTGCcatcatgtgctctctctctctctctctctctctctctctctctctctctctctctctctctctctctctctctctctctctctctctctctctctctctttcttcctagcCAAATGCCCAGCAAGAATGGGGCAGGAGCTCATGAATCCCATCCAGTGTGAGGAGCTACTGGTGACTGGGGATGCTAGAGAGAGCTGGTCAGTTTTCTTCAGACCCTGAGAAGCTAGCCCATGCTGCAGTGGGTAGTCCTACACCTTGCACAGATAGGCAGCACCAAATGAATGAAGCTGTGTTGGAACGCAGCCACACCCAACCTGTCTGGGTTGGAACCCTGTGCTCAGGTGGGTGCACGCAATACACAGTCCTACAAGCCCCAGGCACTTGCTCCCTGGTTCCTAGAAACTTTCAGACCCCCTAGCTGGGCTGTGAGGGGACCCAAAGAGATGGGTGTGAGGCTCTTCATACTGCTGTTCTTTGACAGGACACCAGAtgttcccctccccctgttcataCCTCCACTGTCCTGTCCACCCCGACAGAAGGACAAACATCGATCAGGGTTAAATTGACAATAAAAGGGCCGGAGCAACAGGGACTCACCAACCAGGTCTCGCCTCTGAGTTCAGCGCAGAGCTAGCTGGGAAATGTTCCGGATGTTGGCCAAGGCCAGTGTGACACTAGGCTCCAGAGCGGCAGGTTGGGTACGGACCATGGGCTCACACCAGCTGCTGGTGCCACCCCCAGAGGCCCTGAGCAAGCCCCTGTCAGTTCCCAAGAGACTCCTGTTGGGTCCGGGGCCCTCCAACCTGGCTCCCCGTGTGCTGGCGGCCGGAAGTCTGAGGATGATTGGCCACATGCAAAAAGAGATGTTGCAGGTAGGCTTTGGTAGAGGCAGCTTCTGTCTAGGGGTGGTGATCACTCGGTAGCAGGCAGAGGAAAGGATCTGACCTATGTGCCCACTGTCTAGATCATGGATGAAATCAAGCAAGGCATCCAGTACGTGTTCCAGACCAGGAACCCCCTCACGCTGGTTGTCAGCGGCTCGGGGCACTGCGCCATGGAGACTGCCCTGTTCAACCTCCTAGAGCCCGGGGACTCCTTTCTAGTAGGAACCAACGGCATCTGGGGCATGCGGGCTGCAGAGATTGCGGAGCGCATCGGTAAGGGAGAGTGGTCTGTGACCTCGGGTTATCTCTCCAGAGGCCTCCTGGGAGAATCCTCAAGGCATCTCCACCAGATCAGTGCCTGTTCCATTCGACTAGGCACTCCTTCCTGCGGCCCTGATGCCTCCACCTCCCCGGATGCTGCCTCCTCCAGGCAGGCATCTGGGGCATTCTCCCAGCCTTAGCAGACTGGCCTTGTCCAGTTAGGACAAGATTATTTCTGAAATGTATGGAAGAGGTGTTACAGGGAGCACCCACCCCCGGCCCCCGCCGCCCCCGGTCTGAGCCCCAGCAGCTTTCTGGAGTCCTCAGGAAGACTGGAATTTCAGAGGCAGATTCTCTTCTCAAATCTCAGAGTCTTggtcatctgtaaaatggagactTAGGACCAGTTCTCCCTCCATACTCTGAGATGGAAGAGGGTAGGCATACACCCAGACTTCTGCTAGACCCTGGCATTTGCGAATGGCCTGCATGGTTCACAAGCGCATGGCCACATGGTTGATGGACATCCGTCATCCAGGCCCTAATATCTAGGAAAGCCACTCTTTGTCATTCACTGAGCCGTGGGTGGTTCAAGCTTGTCCTCTGCTAGGACTCTGGTTGTGTGTAGGTTCATGTGACATGGGACTCAGAGACAAGAATCAGGCCAGGTGCTTGGGTCCCAGTGTTCCTAGATCCACAGGTCtagctctgcctcttcctctcgcCCTTCATCCAGCCTTCCATCAAGTGACGTGGGATATCTGTGAATGGCACCAGGGTTAGGTAGGATCCCAGACCACCTGTGGTGCTCAAAGTCGCCTCACATAGATACTATTTGTGTGATAAGTCGCCAAGAGACTCCTCAGTCTgaggagggacacacacacacacacacacacacctgccaccaCAAAGCTCTGGACTCAAAGTCCTGGAGGCCAGGACAATGCTGCCTCTGTGGGAAAAGCAGGCCTCACAGAGCATGCTCCACTTCACCCATGGTAAAGCCACGTGGGAGCTAGCGTGAATGGGATCCCCAACACTCTTTCTTTAAattagcagagaatggccttgttaggcatcaatgggaggagaggccctagttaagttttttattggttattttatttatttacatttcaaatgttgtcccccttcctggttcccTCTCCACAACCCCCCTTCTCTTGcgtctaagagggtgctccctcacccacccacccacccacccactcccacctcactgctctagcattcccctatgctggagcatcgagccttcacaggaccaagggcttctcctcccattgatgcccgacaaggccatcctctgctacatatgcagctggagccatgggtccctccatgtgtactctttggctggtggtttagtccgtgggagctctggtccagttagttgatattgttgttcttcctatggggttgcaatccccttcagctccttcagttcttcccctccccaaccctccaTCTAACTCATGACCCATCCCATTCTGTTCCTGTCCTCAGGAGCCCGTGTGCACCAGATGATCAAAAAGCCAGGAGAACAGTACTCACTGCCGGAGGTGGAGGAGGTACCGAGATGCCGGATAATCGATGGAGGCATTGGGCTGGGACTCTGAGGCCTATGGCTTGACTTCTTAGTGTCTAGGACTGGCCATGGGAGGGGTTCCTGTTCCCAGGATCAGTGAGAAAGTCTTcatctgtctgaaaacaaaacggAGTCTGGGGTGCAGTCCTGTGGGCAGGGCCAGCGAGACCTCAGGCTGTGTGGGCTCAGGGAGGCATGACTTGTTACTGAACTCCAGGGTGCCAGGCCCCCAACGTGGGTCAGACCAGCCCCAACCTATAGACTGCAAGGCAGGCAGGATGCTGGCCACTCTTTCTTCTTAGTCACGCCTTCCCCTCTGTTCCCTCCAGCAGCGTCCTTTGACAGAAAAAGGGTGAGGCACATCACGTGCCTATTTCCAAGTTGGCCTGTTCAATTATGGAGGGAGCTGGGTATTTGTGGATGATCCTGGCCCTGCCCCCCACAAACCAATGTCCCTCTCTAAGAAGGCTGGCTGATCCAGGGAGAGGTCTCCATCAGTCTTGCTCAGAGCTGTCACCTCTGTCCCTCAGGGCCTGGCTCAGCATAAACCAGTGCTGCTGTTCTTGACCCATGGGGAGTCATCCACTGGTGTGATGCAGCCACTGGATGGTTTCGGGGAGCTCTGCCACAGGTAAGGCTGGCCTGGCACGACAGTACCAGGGAAGAGCAAAACGCAAAGCCTGGCTGGATGATGCTGCCAGGGAGCTGCAGGGCTGTCAGTGACAAGGTGTCCCAACGGCCGCTGTCACATGGTGTGGGCGGGTTTGTTCACACCAGGCTGAACATGTGTCTTATCATCAGTTTATTTGATGAGGACCCAGAGGCTGGGATAGGACCAAGTACCCTGTAGCCAGATACCACTACAGTGGTACTGACCCATGAGACATCCCATGGCTGGCAAAGGCTGGTGCTACCCAGCCTGTGCATCTTGAAGCCTTCTCTCACCTCATTCAGAGTTCCCTGACCCCAAAGCTGCTCCTTGCCTGCACTTCTTCCCTAACCCCACATAGGGGTTTACAGGAGAACTGTTCCAGGACATGGTAGCCCCCCTATAAGACAGCAGTGCCATCTATAAAGCTGACCACAGTCTAGAAGAGGACCTTACCAGGGCCATAGAGGGTTACTATGACAGGACCACCATAGCCCTCAGGGATGTGGAGTCCATATGGGCAGGACCATCTCTGAAAAAGAACCACATAGAGTCCTGCTCATGCATGGAGCCTAATTAGATAGGTTCAAGTCTTGCCTGTGACCACGCTTACATGGTTCTATGAGAAATCCTGGGAAGGAGGGGATGAACATACTCGATGTTGCTGGAGCTGGACTCTGGCCTCTAAAGGCTGTGTATCTATGGCAGGTGGCCAGGTGTGTAGCTATTGGTGGAGGCAAGAGGGGAGCCCAGACCTTTGCGCTGCCAGGTTGCTGGGACCCACACTAGCTCTTGGCACTCAGAACCCTGGTTACCTAGGCTGACCCTCATTTATCTTTGAGAGGTCCAACAGCAGAGCCATCTGGGTCATGACCCGCCTACCCAGGCCCCAGTATCGATACCCACCCAGCACTACAGCTGCTTCTGGCTTCAAGGAGCTGCTTCGGGGAGGGAACCCCCTATAAGAAGTGAAAGGAACCCGTCCCTGTTTCCCTGCTTccccactgctcttccaaagactTTCAAGCCCTTCCCCCACCCGCACCCCCACCAGACGCCCAGTTTAGGCTGAAATCTGAACTCCCACAATCCCTCCTGCCTCACTGTGCTGCCTCCTTGCTCATGACTCCCCCAGATACCAGTGCCTACTCCTGGTGGACTCAGTGGCATCTCTGGGCGGTGTCCCTATCTACATGGACCAACAAGGTAAGAGCATGCCTCGGACCACCCATATTCCAGATCATACACACTGGCAAAGTCTGAGGCTACAGGAGACTCAGTATGACAGTTCTTGTAGACCCACCACTGGACCGGGCCCTGGCAAAAGAGGTTATGTAGCTTGCAGTTTGCTAGCCAGAATCCAAACAGCATGGCATGGGTCCTGGCATGGGTCCTGGCTGCATCCCCTCTGGGAGGATAGCAATGCAGTAGGAgtagagcaagaggaagaaatcGCAGGGTGAGAAGCCGGAGACCAGGAAGGGAAAGGTACAATCTTCCCTAACAGCCCTTTGCCGAGAACCAGGCAGGGTCAATTCCTGTGGATAAGTCAGTGACCCAATAACATCCCGAGAGGCCCTGCCTCTTAAAGGTCCCAACCCTCCCATTCCACGCCAACTTTCAATGCATCATCCTTTGGGGACACATCACTCACATACTGTATCCTGGGACAGCAGACTCTGAAGTGAGTCAATCCCCTGAGTTTCTGCCAGGCCATGAGACAGGGTGTGAGGGGTGCAGCAGGTGGCAGCTGCTACTTTGTGGAGGGGAGGGATAGGAGGCTCTGCGGCTGCAGTAGGAACAGACAGGTCGAAGAAGGACTGGGCTTGAGTATCAGATGCAGTGAGTTCAGTACCACAGATGTCAGGGACATCCCGCAGACACCACGCTGTGCTGCCTCTCCTTGGCTGTTCATAGAGATTAGAAAGGCCAAGCTAAGAGAGGCTCCAGCCTGAGGTCATAAGGATGACAAACCAGGGCTGATATCCGAAGCCAGGTCTCTCCCATACTCCTCCTGGTTTCCACGTATCAGCAAAATCTTGGTCCACCAATCACAGAGCACAGTATAGACCGGACAAACACACCTATTTGTTGAACTCTTCCATGAGATCTCAGACACCCCCTTCTCCATCCCCACCCTAGGCATTGATATCATGTACTCTGGCCCTCAGAAGGTCCTGAATGCCCCACCAGGGATCTCCCTCATCTCCTTCAACGACAAGGCCAAGTGAGTGGCCCACACCTCACTTTGGGATATGGATTCTGATGGGGGGGGCATGGCTGGCccttagagggagggagggaaaggctcCATGTGCAAACCTCTTCCTGCTCACCCTGCTGGGATGTTGTAGAAGCCAAGATATG is part of the Mastomys coucha isolate ucsf_1 unplaced genomic scaffold, UCSF_Mcou_1 pScaffold14, whole genome shotgun sequence genome and harbors:
- the Agxt gene encoding serine--pyruvate aminotransferase: MFRMLAKASVTLGSRAAGWVRTMGSHQLLVPPPEALSKPLSVPKRLLLGPGPSNLAPRVLAAGSLRMIGHMQKEMLQIMDEIKQGIQYVFQTRNPLTLVVSGSGHCAMETALFNLLEPGDSFLVGTNGIWGMRAAEIAERIGARVHQMIKKPGEQYSLPEVEEGLAQHKPVLLFLTHGESSTGVMQPLDGFGELCHRYQCLLLVDSVASLGGVPIYMDQQGIDIMYSGPQKVLNAPPGISLISFNDKAKNKVYSRKKKPVSFYTDITYLAKLWGCEGKTRVIHHTTPVTSLYCLRESLALIAEQGLENSWRRHREATAHLHRRLQELGLKFFVKDPDIRLPTITTVTVPAGYNWRDIVSYVLDHFSIEISGGLGPTEEKVLRIGLLGYNATTENVDRVAEALREALQHCPKNKL